The Setaria viridis chromosome 9, Setaria_viridis_v4.0, whole genome shotgun sequence sequence ACCTAAATTGGATAGTCTGTTGAGGTTAGCTTTGAACTTGGATAAATCGATACTGGATGGTATTGAACACAAGCCGGTATTGAACAAAAAGCAGGACGAGGGAAACCTGATTTCCGATCAAAAACACCCTTATGCGTTTGGGGCACAGCTTTACATTGATAGTTCAgggacaacatacgaacaagCTGTTGCTAATGGAGAACTATCTCTACTGAACCCTCAACATTTTCAGTTCGTTCGTCGCATCCTGCCAGCCAGCAGTGAGGCACCTGCACAATGGAGCATTCGCTGGGCTGCAACCTGCAACCCGATTCATGTCAGTCCCAAACCAACACCAGAGAAGCAAAAGACCAGCGGATGCTAGAGCAACAGAAGCCCATCCCGTTCCATTTGGGAGTGACAATAGTCCACCTCCACCAAACCAACACCCAGGCCAAATCCCACTTGACAGCAAAAAGAATCATCCCTCTCGCGAACGCCTAACCCTGCAAGTCTTTGCATAATTGCGGGTGCCTACTGCTACTAAACTACTGCCTACAACAGGAGGAGGCTCAAGAGCAGCGCGGTGGAGACGACGCGGGCGACTGACGAGACATCGCCGATCCCCCGGTGCACGCCGGAACTCCCATCCGTGGAGTTGGACGACGGCGCCAGCGAGGTTCCGTTCAGCAACGCAGATCCGTTCTTCCCAGAGTAGACGCAAGATCCATGACCTGCAAAAACAGAGCAATCGGCGCAGATTGAGTCTAAGCATGTGAATCGAAACACGATGGCAAGAGCTGGAAGCCATGGTTGCTGAGCGATCCAAGTCTTACTTGGGTCGGTCGTGGTGATCACCGCAACGCCGCTGAAGTAGCACGTCCCGGAGCCCATCCCCATGCCGTGGTAGTAGGCGTTGAAGGCATATGTCGCGTGCGCCTCCACGTTGTCGGGGTCGTAGCACGGCTGCCCCTGCATCAGCGCGGAGCAGTCCACCTTCCCGGGGCCGCACGCCCAGTCCAGCGCCGCCTGCAGCATCTTCGGGTCAGCGCCTTCCCGCGCCACGCAGTAGGTCTGGTTCGTCGTGTCGTTGGCCAGCAGCACGCCGGAGCCCGTCAGGTGCAGGGTGTAGGCAGGGACGCCGTTCATGTCGAAAAGGCCCCAGTACTTCTCGGACGTCGACCCCGGCCGGGTGTCCTCGTCGTACAGCTCGTAGATGTAGGTCGGCACGGCCACGCCGGGGTGCTTCGGCGTGCCGGTGCTGTTCATCACGTGCCGGATGAGGTTGCTGTTGTAGGTGTCGGCGTTGTCGGAGGTGGCGTCGGGCTCGGAGGATGGGTCGCCCTTGTGCGGCCACCCAGTCTCGGTCACCATCACCGGCACGTTGGTGACGTTGAGGTAGGCCATGGCGAAGTAGGCGGCGTCCACGACCGCGTCGAAGACGTTGGTGTAGTGCAGCAGGGTGTTGGCGTCCACGGCCTCCTTgttcggcggcagcggccggaaCAGCGCGTAGTCCAGCGGGATGACGCCGTTGGAGCGCATGTAGTCGTAGTAGGGGTACACGTTGAGCATGAGCGGAGACCCCGTGGACTGCAGGAACTTGAGCATGGGCACGAGCACATTGTCCAGTGACCGGTTGAAGAAGGCCTGGGACGGCGGGAAGGAGTCGAGGATGATGGACGAGGAGTGCGGCGTGGAGATCTTGATGTACCGGTCCAGCGCCGCGGCCACCAGCGCGTTCTGGAGGTAGCGCATGGCGGGCATGAGCAGCGGCGCAGCGTTTGGCTGCGCTGAGAGCACCTCGGACCCCACGGCGATGGCCGTGATGTTGACGGAGGGGAAGTGCGCGGCCACGTTGCGCGCCACCCAGTTGGCCGCCGTGGCGTTGGAGTTGCCGATGGCGAGCAGCTGCTCGTTGGGCACGGACACGATGACGCGGATGCCGGTGTTGGCGAGCGCCGCCAGCATCGCCGGGTCGGCGTCGTAGAGCCGGACGTGGCGGATGTTCTGCGAGCGGAGCAGCGTCGTGATCTgcgtcgccgccggcaccgacgACATGGCCGTCCCAATGTTCACGCCGATGTACGCACCTGCACGCCATCAAAATGTCAGAAATTCTACTGCGGGAACAAGCGTATTCAATTTCCTATTGCAAATAAACATTAGTGcatttcttttctgttttcATTTGATTAATGCAAAAGACAGGAAGTGCATCGAAAGGCAGGAATCCAGGTTGGAAAAAACATTCTTTTGAGCAGAGTTGTTGAACCAAAGATAAGAATTAGAAATGTACAGTAGCACGCTACAGTACAAAACAACAAAGGACCAAAATGCAGGATACAATCAGTTTTCATATTGAAGAAAAAGAGCACAAAAGAGAAATCGAGACTTGGGACAGGACGCCCAAGCTAGCTGTAAAGCACAAGACAGGGGCAGCAACTGGGTACGGAGAAAGACGTTGGAAACAGGAGCCACCACGCCGCGCAGTGTGCCGCCCTCCATGCGCCATCCCGGCCGTCCACACCAAATCCTGGGCTTTGTGCGGTGGCCAAAGTGAATCTCAGTGATGAGCGCTACTCCTACCGCATCGGCGAAGGACATGACTTGTTTAATTGCGCGGGGGGCCGGCACGGCCAGAAAGCCCCAGAACAAGACGCTGCCAGGTGGTCCCGGAAACGCCGCCCGTCCACCCAGCGGTCAAACGATACACTGCCCCTGCACGATGGGGACAGTGGAGTAGTGGACACACTGGCTATGAACTCGCAGGCCAATCAACAGGTGATCTGTGACGGCGTGATGCTAATCACCGGGTCATTAACGCTCTGAGCACAGCTCATGATGAACACCGAATCCAGCCACGCCACCCGCAGTGGGCGGTCGGTCAAGGGAGCCTCTGCCAGAGCAAGTGATTACTCTCGGAGCGTCTCCGATGGTACGAACTACCACTAGCTCTAAGCTGAAGAATCTAAAGAAGAGATCTTGAATattcaataaataaaaaattagttCCACTAGTTTAGAGTGGATTGTTGGAGACGCCCTCGCTACCAGTGACACAGCCTGAGTCACTGACGAACTTTGCAGGACCTTTGGCAACCCATGGCATTTGCCTCATTGCCTGGCATTGAGATCAGCGGGAAGAAAAAGATAGGGCAGTAGGGCAGACATGTAGGGCCCTGAAAGGCTGATGCTAGTGCTAAAGATGAGGCATTGTGCAAACTCGGAGCCGACCCTCTTCTGGCTAAACTTATGCACAAAGCGATCAAAGATTCATGCTACCAAGCTGTTGCAAACTTTTCCCTGAGCAAAGCAAAGCTGGATTAAATAAGAGTACAGTTCATTGGGGATAGCAGCCGTTCATCAGTTTAGCCGTTGCTAGGACAGCTAGCCAAGAGTACTTTACTGCTACTTCTATCAGTATCCCTTCCCTTGGCAGCAAGTAAATCTTATTCCAGGGCCAGGCTGATTAACAATATGATAATGACAGTGGATGTTCCTACCAAAACGCATAAACCCATATAAAAAAGCGGCGCACGTGAAGGGAGCAAGGGACGAGAACTGAGCGTGGGGGAAACAAACACGGGGAAGGAAGGAATCCCAGGGAGAACGAAGTGGACAACCAGAGCATGGGGGGCAGGATGTCCAGTCAAATCCAAGCACCAAAAGTTACCTGCTGGTAAACTATGCTCATAGGATGTTCTAGTATCTGAACAAGCTCCTTTTAAACATTGTTAACCTCCCATGCTTAGGTGTTTGTTGGCATTAATCTATTGCTAAACAGACTGATAATGGAAGAACTAATAGGCAGACCACAAGACGACAAACTTAATCTGAAAGGAAAGGGACATCACTCAATCAACTGGTCTCAATCGCAGTGTGTGTGTGCTCCAAGATTGCAAGGAGAAAACAAGCCTACAGAATACAGACTAGAAGGTGCCAGCGCAGCAGGGGAGAAGGGAGGCAATGAACAAGAACTGGGAGATCGATCCATGCATCCGGAACCAAGAACAGTAAGATTGAGGCATCAGGCATGAAGCACATGCATCCAAAGATGCATAACAGATCAAAAGTAAGAGCACGAGGAATCTCACCATCTTCGCCACGAACTGCTGCGCCGgtcagcaggaagaggaagaagacgaagaacaGCTTCTTCATGTTGCCGCTCCCAAGAACTTGCAGCCCCTCAAGGTCTCCCTTCCTCTGTCGTCGCTGCAACCTTTATCGGTCTTCAACTGCTCCGTCCCTCTCCCAACGGGTGAGAAGCAAAGCACCTACCGCCTTTACTGCAACATCCAATCGGCCTGAACCCGAGAAGGATTCCAAGAAGAGCAAGCCAAGGAGTGGAAGAGGGGGAAGAAGAGATGGAAAGGAAGGAAGTGGAGTGGAGGCAGAGGCAGCGGTGTGAATGCGAGATGGTGAGTTCGGGTTATAAATATGAGAATACAGAAAAGGAGGGTCTTTTGTACAAAAACGGGGCGGGGCCCAACGGGCGGGGGAGCCCATCATGGGGATGAAGCCGATGGGCACTCCCGGTGTCACACACTTCCACTGACATATGGGCCCTTCGAGATATATGACCCACGTGTCAGCGAAAAAGCTCCCTCTTCGGGAGCAGCGCGTCTAGCCGGTGGCGGTAGCACGGATCGCGCTGCGCATGTCAGGCATCCAACGGCTGCAACGCCATCTCGCAGCGCCACGAGGCGGGTGGCGTTGGCTTCCTCTTGCGCACCCATCCAGCACCGACCCAGTACTGGGGAGAACGCCGAGCGATAAAAAATGTGAACCCACCTGTCAGTGTCTCCGTACGCGTAACGGCTGGTCGGCTTTCCCACCTCTGGGACGCAGCGGACGTAGGCTTGGGACAACGGGAAGGAAACAAGCGTACCCCAAGGAaggtcgccaccgccaccgacgCGTGGGCCAGGAGCCGGACCCCACACGTCAGCTACAGCGAAGGGCAGGCGCACGGGACAGTGCCGCAGATGGGTGGGGGCCGCCGGCACGCTTTgcgaggagggggagggacgGGGTCTGACGTGGCGCGGCAACGGTCAAATTTCGCGGGCGCCCCGACCGGCTGTTGCTGATGCAGCAAGAAACGAGCCAGGCAGCCGTCGCGGGTCGCCTGCCTCGCTTTTCCCATGTGGCTCGGCTCGGGTGACTGCCTGACCGGGCGAGCTCGTGGCGGTGATGCTCACTGCCACTCACTGGCTGCTTTGGCTTTCGTCCCCAACGGTCGTCTTCGCATTCGCAGAGGTCGTCCCGGCGGCACGCACATCGTACAGTTGCCGGAGCGCGGCGCTTTTCACCTTTTGCTTGGGATTTTGGATGATCGGTATGGGCGTAGAGCAGCCGGTGCAGTGCTACTGTGCCACAGTAGCTTGTAGGGAAGCATCAGTTCATGCTcatttgtactccctccgtcatttttttaataataaagTCCTTCCGTCACACACGTGCTGAGGTGCATGAGATTCTAAGATTTTTGGATAGCATGTTTGGTTCAGAAATAAGTTTGTTGCACATTTTTGCCTAAAGCTACTAGGGCACATTTAGGAcctgtttggtagggcttaTTGGACGGCTTCTCGAGCGGCTTCTGGAG is a genomic window containing:
- the LOC117839986 gene encoding glucan endo-1,3-beta-glucosidase 3, with the translated sequence MKKLFFVFFLFLLTGAAVRGEDGAYIGVNIGTAMSSVPAATQITTLLRSQNIRHVRLYDADPAMLAALANTGIRVIVSVPNEQLLAIGNSNATAANWVARNVAAHFPSVNITAIAVGSEVLSAQPNAAPLLMPAMRYLQNALVAAALDRYIKISTPHSSSIILDSFPPSQAFFNRSLDNVLVPMLKFLQSTGSPLMLNVYPYYDYMRSNGVIPLDYALFRPLPPNKEAVDANTLLHYTNVFDAVVDAAYFAMAYLNVTNVPVMVTETGWPHKGDPSSEPDATSDNADTYNSNLIRHVMNSTGTPKHPGVAVPTYIYELYDEDTRPGSTSEKYWGLFDMNGVPAYTLHLTGSGVLLANDTTNQTYCVAREGADPKMLQAALDWACGPGKVDCSALMQGQPCYDPDNVEAHATYAFNAYYHGMGMGSGTCYFSGVAVITTTDPSHGSCVYSGKNGSALLNGTSLAPSSNSTDGSSGVHRGIGDVSSVARVVSTALLLSLLLL